Proteins encoded by one window of Thermobaculum terrenum ATCC BAA-798:
- a CDS encoding YbaK/EbsC family protein has product MKQAVSRVVEAARSAGVEITPIEYEDKTHTAQAAADAIGVEVGQIVKSLIFLAGDGYLLVLVSGKNRVDVDKLARIVGQEVKRADAKTVKELTGYTIGGVPPVGHTQKPLAVLMDRDLLDYEVVYAAAGTDRVNFAIATTDLLRITGARPCDIKDQQEQGS; this is encoded by the coding sequence ATGAAACAAGCTGTTTCCAGGGTTGTGGAGGCTGCAAGATCTGCTGGAGTAGAAATAACACCCATAGAATACGAAGATAAGACGCATACAGCCCAGGCCGCAGCAGATGCTATAGGAGTTGAGGTCGGGCAGATAGTGAAGTCGCTCATATTTCTGGCCGGAGATGGATACCTGTTGGTGTTAGTGTCAGGAAAGAACAGGGTGGATGTAGACAAGCTGGCAAGGATAGTCGGGCAGGAGGTTAAGAGGGCCGACGCTAAGACGGTGAAAGAGTTAACTGGCTACACCATCGGAGGGGTCCCTCCTGTGGGGCATACTCAAAAGCCGCTTGCTGTCCTTATGGACCGAGATCTTCTGGACTACGAAGTGGTGTACGCAGCTGCCGGCACGGACAGGGTCAACTTTGCGATAGCTACGACCGACTTACTCAGGATAACAGGAGCCCGTCCCTGCGATATAAAGGATCAACAGGAGCAGGGCTCCTAG
- a CDS encoding MgtC/SapB family protein — MEDFIPSIHDLIMSGQILLSLLLGGVIGFEREARNKPAGLRTHMMVAAGTTAFTLASIYGFSMVSGQITRDPARVAAQIVSGIGFLGAGTIFRSGSSIRGLTTASTIWLVASIGMLVGVGMYWLAIFTTVISTVVLSFMPAPIYKLERRLRVGEPSITPDDDDEL; from the coding sequence TTGGAGGACTTTATACCCTCCATTCATGACCTGATAATGAGTGGGCAGATACTCCTGTCCCTCCTGTTAGGAGGTGTCATAGGCTTCGAGCGAGAGGCCAGAAACAAACCAGCAGGACTGCGCACCCATATGATGGTGGCGGCCGGCACAACAGCCTTCACGCTCGCTTCAATCTATGGATTCAGCATGGTCAGTGGCCAGATAACCAGGGATCCAGCGCGCGTCGCGGCCCAGATAGTGTCGGGGATAGGATTCCTGGGTGCTGGTACCATATTTAGATCTGGTTCCAGCATCAGAGGATTAACCACAGCATCCACTATCTGGCTGGTTGCATCCATAGGTATGCTCGTAGGGGTAGGAATGTACTGGCTGGCAATCTTCACCACGGTTATATCCACGGTAGTGCTAAGCTTCATGCCAGCACCCATTTATAAACTGGAAAGGCGGCTTAGAGTAGGCGAGCCATCGATTACACCTGACGACGATGACGAGCTGTAG
- the glpK gene encoding glycerol kinase GlpK, whose product MSKYVLALDQGTTSSRAIIFDQEGNIVSLAQRPIDQIYPHPGWVNQDAEHIWEVTLSVMKEAVQQSQLGISQIAAIGITNQRETTILWDRATGKPVGPAIVWQSRQTSHLVDDIFRRGKAERYQQITGLVPDAYFSATKILWMLEQDPEVRRRAEQGDLAFGTVDSWLLWKLSGGKVHLTDYSNASRTMLFDINELEWSDELLADLNIPKHILPGLCDNSGIICHADSSILGAEIPVAGVAGDQQAALFGQTCFSPGEAKNTYGTGSFCLMNIGEKPTHSKHKLLTTIAWGINGKVEYALEGSIFVTGAAVGWLRDGLGIIKTSEEVEQLASSVKDSGGVFFVPALVGLGAPYWDQYARGTIIGITRSTTAAHIARATLEAIAFQTRDVVEAMIADSGIDLHELRVDGGAVKNDLLLQIQADILGVPVVRPTMTEVTALGAAYLAGLATDVWADQQDLKAHWKEDRRFEPSINADQRESLYSTWKRAVERACRWEKPTE is encoded by the coding sequence ATGTCCAAATATGTGCTTGCCCTGGATCAGGGCACAACATCAAGCAGAGCTATAATCTTTGACCAAGAGGGGAACATAGTATCTCTAGCTCAAAGACCAATAGATCAGATCTATCCTCATCCAGGCTGGGTCAATCAGGATGCTGAGCATATATGGGAAGTAACCCTCTCGGTGATGAAGGAAGCAGTCCAGCAATCACAGCTGGGCATCTCTCAGATAGCTGCTATCGGTATCACCAATCAGCGAGAGACGACGATTCTCTGGGATAGAGCCACAGGCAAGCCTGTAGGCCCAGCGATCGTCTGGCAGAGCAGGCAAACATCCCATCTAGTGGACGATATATTCAGGCGAGGCAAGGCGGAGAGATACCAGCAGATAACTGGACTTGTGCCAGATGCTTACTTCTCTGCCACCAAGATCCTCTGGATGCTGGAGCAAGACCCCGAAGTGCGCAGGAGGGCTGAACAAGGTGATCTGGCTTTTGGCACGGTAGATAGCTGGCTACTATGGAAGCTTTCCGGAGGCAAAGTACATCTCACCGATTATTCCAATGCATCTCGCACCATGCTCTTTGATATAAACGAGCTCGAATGGTCTGATGAGCTATTGGCAGACTTGAATATCCCTAAGCATATACTCCCAGGTTTATGCGACAATTCCGGGATTATCTGCCATGCTGATAGCAGCATCCTCGGCGCTGAGATCCCTGTAGCGGGAGTGGCTGGAGATCAGCAAGCAGCCCTATTTGGGCAGACTTGTTTTTCACCTGGGGAAGCGAAGAATACCTACGGTACAGGCTCCTTCTGTCTCATGAACATAGGGGAAAAGCCTACTCATTCAAAGCATAAATTGCTTACCACTATAGCTTGGGGTATCAATGGCAAAGTCGAATATGCTCTTGAAGGCTCAATATTTGTCACCGGAGCAGCAGTTGGTTGGCTCAGGGACGGTTTGGGAATTATAAAGACCTCAGAAGAGGTAGAGCAGTTAGCCTCCTCTGTGAAAGATAGTGGTGGTGTCTTCTTCGTGCCGGCGCTGGTGGGACTGGGGGCACCATATTGGGATCAATACGCTCGTGGTACAATAATTGGTATCACAAGAAGCACTACAGCTGCGCATATAGCTCGAGCTACCCTGGAAGCGATAGCCTTCCAGACAAGGGATGTGGTAGAAGCTATGATCGCCGATTCCGGCATAGACCTGCATGAGCTTAGAGTTGACGGGGGTGCTGTAAAGAACGACTTGCTCCTACAGATACAGGCTGATATTCTTGGTGTTCCAGTGGTACGACCGACCATGACAGAGGTAACTGCACTGGGCGCCGCCTATCTGGCAGGATTGGCAACCGATGTATGGGCTGACCAGCAAGATCTGAAGGCACACTGGAAGGAAGACCGTAGATTTGAGCCTTCCATCAACGCAGATCAGAGAGAATCTCTCTACTCAACTTGGAAGCGGGCTGTAGAAAGAGCTTGTAGGTGGGAAAAACCCACTGAATAA
- a CDS encoding glycerol-3-phosphate dehydrogenase/oxidase yields the protein MDELSRQEEWKSATSRNFDLAIIGGGIMGTGIARDAAMRGLKVALFEKEDFGHGTTAAATRLIHGGLRYLEMYDFKLVREDLREREILLRIAPHLVFPLSFILPLYDRGFIYRNKLRIGMILYDLLSYDKSLPNHTFLSRAETVRRLPGIAVDKLQGAAMYYDATAPLTERLCVENVISAKENGAVVLNHAKVVGLLRSNSSINGVRVLDLLDGREYEVTSRLVINASGPWLNQVASDLGLGDDIIRTTKGVHLVTPKISEDAAVLFARSDQRLFFVVPWLKFSYIGTTDTDYKGDMDEVTATEEDVDYLLSEVKRAFPGQSFDTIYYTTAGVRSLAKIEGVPESKVTRKHIILDHYKRDGIKGIISLIGGKLTAYRGISKDVVDLACEQLGVKIPSRTAAVPLPGGYTGKFSDYLLNQLAGSADRYPLDAEQIEHMIRLYGSRYKEVAAMTIEDPDLSSRLHPDYPDSRADVKHAVTKEYACTLADYMLRRSDIGFSEDRGEKAASAVGAEMAALLNWTKDRQDQEVESYLAFVRNSRLSIPSGTF from the coding sequence ATGGATGAGCTTTCCAGACAGGAAGAGTGGAAGTCAGCAACTTCCAGAAACTTCGACTTAGCAATCATAGGCGGCGGAATTATGGGTACGGGAATAGCCCGTGACGCTGCCATGAGAGGGCTGAAGGTAGCACTATTCGAGAAAGAGGATTTTGGTCACGGCACAACCGCCGCCGCTACCAGGCTCATACATGGTGGGCTAAGATACCTTGAGATGTACGACTTCAAGTTGGTCAGGGAAGACCTGAGAGAAAGAGAGATTCTCCTGAGGATAGCCCCACACCTGGTCTTCCCTCTGTCTTTCATACTCCCTCTATATGATCGGGGCTTCATTTACAGAAACAAGCTTAGAATAGGCATGATCCTTTATGACCTACTCAGCTACGACAAGAGTCTGCCCAACCACACATTCCTAAGTAGGGCTGAGACAGTTAGACGACTACCTGGCATAGCTGTTGACAAGCTACAAGGGGCAGCCATGTACTATGATGCAACCGCACCCCTCACAGAGCGGTTGTGCGTTGAAAACGTCATCTCCGCCAAAGAAAACGGTGCTGTAGTACTTAACCATGCCAAGGTAGTTGGCCTACTAAGATCTAACAGTAGCATCAATGGCGTTAGAGTTCTGGATCTTCTCGACGGTCGGGAGTACGAGGTAACATCCAGGCTGGTGATTAATGCTTCCGGGCCTTGGCTAAACCAGGTGGCATCAGACCTCGGGCTGGGAGATGATATCATCCGAACAACTAAGGGGGTTCATCTGGTAACTCCAAAAATCAGTGAAGATGCAGCGGTATTGTTTGCCCGGAGCGACCAAAGGCTGTTCTTCGTAGTTCCCTGGCTAAAGTTCTCCTATATAGGTACCACCGATACCGACTATAAAGGTGACATGGATGAAGTCACAGCTACTGAGGAAGATGTAGATTACTTGCTGTCTGAGGTAAAGAGAGCCTTTCCAGGGCAAAGCTTCGACACCATCTACTACACAACCGCCGGAGTAAGATCACTTGCGAAGATAGAGGGCGTGCCCGAGTCCAAGGTGACAAGAAAGCATATAATCCTGGACCACTACAAAAGGGATGGCATCAAGGGCATAATCTCGCTTATAGGCGGCAAGCTGACGGCCTACAGGGGCATATCAAAGGACGTGGTAGACCTCGCCTGCGAGCAGCTTGGTGTGAAAATCCCAAGCAGGACCGCGGCTGTACCCCTGCCCGGGGGATATACTGGTAAATTCTCAGATTATCTCCTCAACCAACTAGCCGGCTCCGCCGACAGATATCCGTTGGATGCTGAGCAGATAGAGCACATGATAAGGCTGTATGGGTCCAGGTACAAAGAGGTGGCAGCTATGACCATCGAGGACCCAGATCTATCATCAAGGCTACATCCTGACTACCCAGATAGCAGAGCTGATGTCAAGCACGCAGTTACCAAAGAGTATGCATGTACCTTAGCGGATTACATGCTACGAAGAAGCGACATAGGGTTTTCAGAAGATAGAGGTGAGAAGGCGGCAAGCGCCGTAGGGGCTGAGATGGCAGCCCTGCTGAACTGGACCAAAGATCGCCAGGACCAGGAAGTAGAGAGCTACCTGGCATTCGTTCGAAATTCTCGCCTCAGTATACCTTCTGGCACTTTCTAG
- a CDS encoding NTP transferase domain-containing protein, whose amino-acid sequence MSKHALGAIIPAAGLGERLQCVGSPKPLVKIGGLTLLERTIRTLRLGGVDGKIVVVVGHRGDEVSKFAASRKLDVVIVTNPDYQRGNGTSVMAGLDHMPERFVVAMVDHLHPPQSVKTLLECEGDFVAAVDTKPSFADVEEATKVRLEGDKILDIGKKIPEFNAIDTGLFLCHRDSLRELVPAQDEALSWNTVKRMWLASGRQIIACDLQGLPWIDVDTPEDMAKAIDVIMSWAPSGKDGFVSRNFNRHISRRITRLLANTPTTPNQISIMSLLLAVAGSLLIARRAYVPGGLLVQLSSIIDGCDGEIARVRLQQSNQGAIFDSVLDRWADSAVITGMALSSESRSSLVAGSLALSGSLLVPYSRARIEAELGQIPSSMLSIGMTRDVRLALLAIGSILRKPRETLLSIGLLSNLEVLRRLLQLARAS is encoded by the coding sequence ATGAGCAAGCATGCTCTTGGAGCGATTATTCCCGCTGCAGGGCTTGGTGAGAGGTTGCAGTGCGTCGGCAGTCCTAAGCCCCTGGTAAAGATCGGAGGTCTGACCCTGCTTGAAAGAACCATCCGCACGCTGAGATTGGGAGGGGTAGATGGAAAGATCGTGGTCGTAGTAGGCCATAGGGGTGATGAAGTCTCAAAGTTCGCCGCTTCCAGAAAGCTGGATGTGGTTATAGTTACAAATCCGGATTACCAAAGGGGTAACGGTACATCCGTGATGGCAGGGCTTGATCATATGCCCGAGCGATTCGTAGTGGCAATGGTGGACCACCTACATCCACCCCAGTCTGTGAAGACATTACTGGAATGCGAGGGTGATTTCGTCGCCGCTGTAGATACGAAGCCAAGTTTTGCAGATGTCGAAGAGGCTACCAAAGTGCGACTGGAAGGCGACAAGATCCTGGACATCGGTAAAAAGATACCTGAGTTCAATGCGATAGACACCGGTCTTTTCCTGTGTCACAGGGATTCGCTCAGGGAATTAGTCCCAGCACAGGATGAAGCCTTGAGCTGGAATACGGTCAAACGTATGTGGCTGGCTTCCGGCAGGCAGATAATTGCCTGTGACCTCCAGGGTTTGCCCTGGATTGACGTCGACACTCCAGAAGATATGGCAAAAGCCATAGATGTGATCATGAGCTGGGCACCCTCGGGGAAGGATGGCTTTGTCTCCAGAAACTTTAATAGGCACATAAGCAGGCGAATAACCCGATTACTGGCCAACACACCTACAACGCCCAACCAGATAAGTATCATGAGCCTGCTGCTGGCTGTAGCTGGTAGCTTGCTTATCGCCAGAAGAGCTTATGTCCCTGGAGGACTACTAGTACAACTGTCCTCGATAATAGATGGTTGTGATGGGGAGATAGCAAGGGTCAGGCTACAGCAGTCAAATCAAGGAGCTATATTTGATTCCGTATTGGACAGATGGGCTGACTCCGCAGTAATTACAGGCATGGCACTAAGCTCTGAATCTAGATCCTCTCTCGTAGCAGGCTCCCTAGCCCTTTCAGGTAGTCTGCTAGTACCTTACTCCCGAGCAAGGATAGAGGCTGAACTAGGACAGATACCCTCGAGCATGTTATCTATAGGCATGACAAGAGATGTACGTTTAGCTTTACTGGCAATTGGTAGTATACTAAGAAAGCCAAGAGAGACACTGCTTTCTATAGGACTGCTGTCAAACTTGGAAGTACTGCGCAGGTTACTACAACTAGCCAGAGCAAGCTAG
- a CDS encoding glutamate synthase subunit beta, which yields MVRNKLTAFIEIARHAPPRRPVEERVKDWKEVYVDLPEDVVQVQAARCMDCGVPFCHRGCPLGNLIPEWNDLVYRNHWKEAIERLHATNPFPEFTGKLCPAPCEDSCVLSINSDPVTIKQVEWKIIDHAWREGWIKPNPPAIRTGKKVAIVGSGPAGLAAAQRLNQAGHWVTVFERDDRIGGLIRYGIPEFKMDTSILNRRLNLLEQEGIVFKPNVNVGVDITADELLREFDAVILAIGATKPKDIRVPGRDLKGIHFAMEYLTMQNRRCEGDYIPDSEFISAEGKDVIIIGGGDTGADCLGTAHRQRAKSVTQFQLWAPPPKERAPNNPWPELPYVFTISAAHEEGGTREFCVSTKEFIGDENGHVRAIRAARIEVEYDEHGRRRAKEIPGSEFEMPADLVLLAMGYAGPETDGIVSQLGLELTERGNIATDAQKMTKIPGVFAAGDARIGQSLIVWALQEGRDVAKYVDLYLTENQRDSGQEKNYAA from the coding sequence ATGGTTCGTAACAAACTTACAGCTTTCATAGAGATAGCTAGGCACGCTCCGCCTCGTAGGCCTGTCGAGGAGCGCGTAAAGGACTGGAAGGAGGTTTATGTCGACCTCCCTGAGGACGTCGTGCAAGTACAGGCTGCACGTTGCATGGACTGCGGCGTGCCGTTCTGTCATCGAGGTTGCCCGCTCGGGAACTTGATACCTGAGTGGAATGACCTTGTGTACAGGAATCACTGGAAGGAAGCTATAGAGAGACTGCATGCTACCAATCCTTTCCCCGAGTTCACTGGCAAGCTGTGCCCAGCCCCATGTGAGGATTCCTGTGTGCTGTCTATCAATTCAGACCCCGTAACTATCAAGCAGGTGGAATGGAAAATCATAGACCACGCCTGGAGGGAGGGATGGATCAAACCCAATCCACCTGCCATTAGGACAGGGAAGAAGGTCGCGATCGTAGGATCGGGCCCAGCAGGTTTGGCGGCCGCCCAAAGGCTGAATCAGGCTGGGCATTGGGTAACAGTCTTCGAACGCGATGACAGGATAGGTGGACTTATAAGATACGGTATTCCAGAGTTCAAGATGGACACCTCTATCCTGAACCGCAGGCTCAACCTGCTTGAACAGGAGGGGATAGTCTTTAAGCCAAACGTCAACGTGGGTGTGGACATCACGGCTGATGAGCTTCTAAGGGAATTCGATGCAGTAATCCTTGCAATAGGTGCAACCAAGCCCAAGGACATACGTGTTCCCGGCAGGGATCTGAAAGGCATTCACTTTGCGATGGAATACCTCACCATGCAAAATCGCAGGTGCGAAGGTGACTACATACCCGATTCTGAGTTCATCAGCGCGGAAGGTAAGGACGTCATTATTATCGGAGGAGGAGATACCGGAGCTGACTGCCTAGGAACCGCTCACAGGCAGAGAGCCAAGTCCGTAACACAGTTCCAGCTATGGGCTCCGCCACCTAAAGAGAGAGCTCCTAACAACCCCTGGCCAGAGCTGCCGTATGTCTTCACAATCTCGGCGGCACATGAAGAAGGTGGCACCAGAGAGTTCTGTGTATCCACCAAGGAGTTTATAGGTGATGAAAATGGTCACGTAAGGGCCATACGCGCTGCTCGCATAGAAGTGGAATACGACGAGCATGGCAGACGTCGAGCAAAGGAGATACCAGGATCCGAGTTTGAGATGCCAGCTGACCTGGTCCTACTAGCGATGGGGTATGCAGGACCGGAAACTGACGGCATCGTCTCGCAACTGGGACTTGAGCTAACAGAGAGGGGTAACATAGCTACAGACGCTCAGAAGATGACTAAGATACCTGGAGTGTTCGCTGCAGGTGATGCCCGCATAGGACAGTCTCTCATCGTATGGGCACTGCAGGAGGGTAGAGACGTAGCAAAGTATGTCGACCTCTACCTGACGGAGAACCAGAGGGACTCAGGGCAGGAAAAGAACTACGCTGCGTAG